GGTGGAGGCCGTAGAAACCGAGTCCAGTTCCCCGTGCTCCGAGAACTCTGTAGACTCCACGTCCACCTCAATCTCCTCTGTAGAGGGCAAGGGaggtgggagaaggagagaggtagagagagagagagagagaggggggggggggggggggagagtaaGAGAAGAGCAGAAAGTTGGAATAACACACTTGAAACAAGAGCTCCTTGGAACTAGACAGGAACACTACTAAACTGAGAAGTTTGGTTTGTTTCCACACAGAATCTAGCTTTCTGGTTATCCTAAGAATAGGGTACAAGTGTGCAAAGTCCACATCTCTTTAACTGATGTGCTTATGTGTGTGATACAATGAAATAAAGACTGGAATCTGGCAAAGATCCCTTTCGGCGGTCACGGTCGCTCACCTTGGTCCGAGTCCGAGTGCTCGGAGGAGCAGAGGGTGGAGCCCACGCTGTCCATGcgtatcctctctccctcccccggcCCAGTGCCTCCTACCCCGGACCCGGTGCCCCCCTGCAGCAGGTCCAACTGGCGCTGGAGGTGCCTCTGCTCCCTCTCCAGACTGTCCAGCTGGTTACGGCTCTTACGGTCCGCCTCTTCAAGTTTCTAGAAGAGggaaagaaaagaggagagaagagagagagagaggagagaagggagagagagagagagaggagagaagggagagagagagagagaggagagaagggagagagaggagagagagaggaaaagggagagagagagagaggagagagagaagggagagaggagagaagagagagagaggagagaagagagagagaggagagaagggagagaggagaagtgagagagagaggatagaagggagagagaggagagaagggagaaagaggagagaggagagagacaggagagagaagggagagagagagagagagagaggagagaagggagagagagagaggagataatggagggagagaggagagaagggagagagagaggagagaagggagagagaggagagaatggagagaaagaggagagaagggagagaaagaggagagaagggagagaaagaggagaggagaaagatgagagaagggagagagagaagagagaagggagaggagagaaaggggagagagaggagagaagggagagaaagaggagagaagagagagaaagaggagagaagggagagaggagagaagggagagagaggagagaagagagagagaggagagaagagagagaaagaggagagaagagagagaaaggagagaagagagagaaaggagagaagagagagagagcatgtgtttAGTTATCTTGAACAAACTGGATTTGTATACCTGTTTCCAAAGAGCACCTGCCTCCTCCACCACACCCTCAGAGAGATGATGAGTTGCTATCCTTTGTGTGTTCCTTTATCTATTTAAAAGGATATTTTACCAGGCGTGTTCAAATTTctataggagggagaggagagaagaaagagacgAGAGAGCGTGGTTATGAATAGATTTGAATGTATATATTTTAGCGGGTAAGGTTGATAGAGAAGATATTCTCAGAGGGATAGtgacagtgggagagggggatggagggagagatacagatagggAAGTAGACAAAAAATTGGcacgaggagagaggatgagagatagagGAGTCAATGAAACCGCCAATCAATTCTCCAAACGCTACAACTCCAATGTCAGACTTTAGTATCCTGTATCCGGACTCTAACCTTTGGAAGGGAAATCACCCAACAGTCCACCACAGAAGTAACGTTCTGTCTTTCCAGACTTGGCGTTGTTTATcttgtatcagtgttttgtttaCGATGCGTCTGTTTACTACTGCTGTTACACAGAGTCACGGCAATACTTGATAAGACTAGAGCTGACAGTTAcagcactgagagagagagagagagagagagagagagagagagagagagagagagagagagagagagagagagagagagagagaaggagacagggaaagagagagagagagagagggtgagagtgaaagagggaggggtgagagtgaaagagggaggggtgagagtgaaagagagagagagagggggaagagagaaagagcgaacgAGAGACATGCAACAACAATGCGACCCTTCATTCCATGTTTCTGTGTCATTGTCAGGGTCAATGTTATTGATCTTCACTCCCATGTTAACCTCATTCAGGTGGCTGTCAGTAGTGGGGAAGCTGCAGGGGCCATAGATTCAGAACAAACAACATGTTTCTCATTAAGAGCCCAATGTTCCCTCTCATTTTTTCCGGCAGTGAGAGAATTTCAGGTcggctgagcgcaaacttgaacgttgtgaaaattctgtgcaacttccagcgcgtgtttactgtgaacactgaggctgtacccactttaagttacagttttaacagtgacCAGGTagactactgtggctatttgatcataatgagGACTACCAGAGTGGCCTAACATAAACAAATAGGGAGAATATGTATCACATTACATTtaaacatggaaatagctgttctatcattcagcctacagtagcagacaatgtgtggtgttcaatgttggcctacattccatgagacttttgaaaaacaCATGCagagcttgacattaacctgtttatcctgAACAATTTGTTGTTTGACGCAAGATAAAATGAATGATTATTTCCATACCATTatcacagagaatcagacaaaggatgctaccctctgcctattggctacttagcttattcaagaccGTCTGAAAAtaaaaaactgccataaaaagctcTTTACCCGACTCGCGTTCAAACATGCCAagaaatgtacacgttttgttctcttgtaggaagcaatcactgccacgttgctgactacaaatgatctctAACTGGGCTaacaactcactaactagcaaagaatgtgaacaaatgtgcacacgtggctacatgcagctctggCTTTGATTTCAAAACAAGCGCATAACGATCGCAgccgctcatgctgtaaaacagtccagttcaaagtgaattgCACAAAACCATATTTGaaaatggtctatttgcatataggcctattgaagctctgattggttatggcgcaCCGGACTGTGTAGAGTcgtgctgtcacgccctgaccatagagagactttttattctctattttggttagggcggggtgtgactagggtgggtaatctaggttgttttatttctatgttggcctggtatggttcccaatcagaggcagctgcttatcattgtctctgattggggatcatatttaggcagccatttccccactgtgttttgtgggatcttgtttatgtgtagttgcctgtgagcacttcaTAGCTTCACGTATCGTTTGCTTTCTTAAATTGTTTTGTGCGTTTCGCGaataaaaagatgtggaacccatatcatgctgcgccttggtccgaatGTTATTTCGACGATCGTGACACGTGCCTGTCAGTGCAATTGAAATCCGACGCGCTCTGCGTACGACACAGTCTCTTGCACAGTTTGTTTTGGTATGTTGTGTTGAAAGTGGCTAATAATGACTGCtctgattcgatcacaattcccacagtgaAGGGAAACGTCGATAGAGTTAACTGACGGGGAAACTCAGCTCAGAGGGAACATTGGTTACTACTCAAATGTGTTGTTGGAGTTTAAATAGTAAAGCTTCATAACTCAAATAAATCAATGGAAAATGACAAATATTTGTCATACATATTTAAAGCATTTGAACAGGtcataagtatgtgtgtgtgttttttagacTTGAACAGGtcataagtatgtgtgtgtgtccgtgcggtATAGTTACCTTAATATGTGATTTGGCTTTGTTGAGCAGCCCCAGGGTAGTGTGGCGGTTACAGTCTTTTCCCAGAGGGATGAGGGCCTTCAACCTCTCCAAACACAGACGCAGGTGGGCTCTCCTGgaagagaggaacacacacagagagagagagagagagagagagagagagagagagagagaggttagagacatAATATTGAAGGATTCAGGAGCCAGATACAGTAGATAACAAGACAACACATAGGTCCAGatgatactgagagagagagagacagagacagagagagaaaaaagagagagaaagagagagagagagcgagagagagagagaaacaagagagagaaagagacagagacatacagacagagagagaaaaaagagaaagagagaggtgtgatggtgtttcctgcaccctactcagttttACTTCCCCCCTCTGTgactgaccacatgacctgactaATAAGATGTAAATGAAATTGTCTGAGCCCGAATTACACCACAACACGCACAATCTCAAATGACACAGAGAGGTGTAATGGCATTTCCTGCACCCCATCCCAGTGCAGTTCTCCCTCTCTGGCTCATTATAAtcatagctagctagactatatTACTGAAGGTAGGACAGTATACCTAGGTAATGgctgagtagagaggtagagagagatcacTGAGGGTGTAACAAAATAACCTGTCCTTTAGGCTGCTGTGAAGGGTATTTTAGCTAACCTAGGGCATTAGGCTGCAGTGAAGAGGTATTTTAGCTAACCTAGGGCATTAGGCTGCAGTGAAGAGGTATTTTAGCTAACCTAGGGCATTTAGGCTGCAGTGAAGAGGTATTTTAGCTAACCTAGGGCATTAGGCTGCAGTGAAGGGTTATTTTAGCTAACCTAGGGGCATTAGGCTGCAGTGAAGAGGTATTTTAGCTAACCTAGGGCATTAGGCTGTAGTGAAGGGTTATTTTAGCTAACCTAGGGCATTAGGCTGCAGTGAAGAGGTATTTTAGCTAAGCTAGGGCATTAGGCTGCAGTGAAGAGGTATTTTAGCTAACCTAGAGCATTAGGCTGCAGTGAAGAGGTATTTTAGCTAACCTAGGGCATTAGGCTGCAGTGAAGAGGTATTTTAGCTAACCTAGGGCATTAGGCTGCCAGTGAAGAGGTATTTTAGCTAACCTAGAGCATTAGGCTGCAGTGAAGGGGTATTTTAGCTAACCTAGAGCATTAGGCTGTAGTGAAGAGGTATTTTAGCTAACCTAGGGCATTAGGCTGTAGTGAAGAGGTATTTTAGCTAACCTAGAGCATTAGGCTGTGGTGAAGAAGTATTTTAGCTAACCTAGGGCATTAGGCTGCAGTGAAGAGGTATTTTAGCTAAGCTAGAGCATTAGGCTGTGGTGAAGAAGTATTTTAGCTAACTAGGGCCGCTAGGCTGCTCAGACTAGGACATTCAAAATGTCTCGGCCCTGAGGCTAGATTACAACCTAAAGACACCAGCAACTACTCAGAAACCACTCTcctctgtgttggtgtgtgtatatgtctctgtcggtctgtgtgtgtgtgtgtgtatgtctctgtctgtctgtgtctgtgtgtgttcaactATGTGAAGAAAGTGAACGTTATGCCTCTGGGTGTGTGTGGGGACAGGATGGGAGGGCAGCACTGCTTATAACACCTAAATAATAAACGtgtgcgcatgcacacacacacacacacacacacacacacacacatacatacacacacacacacacacacatacacatatacacacacacacacacacacacatatacacgcaacgcacacacacacacacacacatacatatacacgcacgcacacacacacaacacacacatacacgcacgcacacacaccatatacacgcacacaccacacacacacgcacgcacgcacacacacacacatatacacgcacgcacacacacttatacacgcacgcacacacacacacacatacatatacacgcacgcacgcacacacacttatacacgcacgcccacacacaccacacacacacattacatatacacgcacgcacacacacttatacacgcacgcacacacacacacacaccacgagcacacacacgtacaaaaaCGTACACACGTCTCTATATATGAtaaatatctgtctgtctctgacagtaACAGCCCCATTCACAGGGCAGGCCAGCCCACATTCAGTCTTTATCTCAGTTATCCTAGTGCAGCACGTAGTGTGACCATCTCCTCTCACCCAGCGGCCTACACAGAG
This genomic window from Oncorhynchus kisutch isolate 150728-3 linkage group LG20, Okis_V2, whole genome shotgun sequence contains:
- the LOC116355473 gene encoding max-interacting protein 1-like, with the translated sequence MSLTSLSLSLSLSLSLSLCVFLSSRRAHLRLCLERLKALIPLGKDCNRHTTLGLLNKAKSHIKKLEEADRKSRNQLDSLEREQRHLQRQLDLLQGGTGSGVGGTGPGEGERIRMDSVGSTLCSSEHSDSDQEEIEVDVESTEFSEHGELDSVSTASTSDLDDHSSLQSLASDEGYSSCSILKLSSAFSGSSS